One region of Candidatus Methylomirabilis tolerans genomic DNA includes:
- the uppS gene encoding di-trans,poly-cis-decaprenylcistransferase gives MFTHLLYRLYEGRLFQEVRGGELPRHIGLILDGNRRYARERGYSSILEGHRMGAEKLEEVLNWCEELEIRMVTVWIFSTENVSRSQEEVDGLLALIEKKMRDTARDPKVHRKRMRIRAIGKMELLPSSTVKAIHEAEEATRDYDAFFLNVAVGYGGRQEIADAIATMLREKSAQRVPLEKMIDEISIDEIGKYLYTYDLPDPDLIIRTSGEVRLSGFLLWQSAYSEYYFCDAYWPVFRKIDFLRAIRSFQQRERRFGV, from the coding sequence ATGTTCACGCATCTGCTGTACCGCCTGTACGAAGGGCGGCTGTTTCAGGAAGTTCGAGGCGGAGAGCTGCCCCGGCACATCGGTCTGATCCTTGATGGCAATCGGCGCTACGCGAGAGAGCGCGGATATTCCAGTATCCTTGAAGGCCACAGGATGGGAGCGGAGAAGCTGGAAGAGGTCCTGAATTGGTGCGAGGAACTCGAGATCAGGATGGTGACCGTATGGATCTTTTCCACTGAAAACGTATCTCGAAGCCAGGAAGAGGTGGACGGTCTTCTGGCGCTGATTGAGAAGAAGATGCGTGACACTGCCCGGGATCCAAAGGTACACCGGAAGCGGATGCGGATCAGGGCTATCGGCAAAATGGAACTCCTTCCTTCGTCTACCGTAAAAGCGATCCACGAGGCAGAGGAGGCGACACGAGACTACGACGCCTTTTTCCTGAATGTTGCTGTGGGGTATGGCGGGCGGCAGGAGATTGCGGATGCCATTGCAACCATGCTCAGGGAGAAGTCAGCGCAAAGAGTCCCGTTGGAGAAGATGATCGATGAGATTTCCATCGATGAGATCGGCAAGTATCTCTACACATACGATCTGCCCGATCCCGATCTCATCATCCGAACCAGCGGCGAGGTTCGACTGAGCGGGTTCCTGCTCTGGCAGAGCGCATACAGCGAGTATTACTTTTGTGACGCCTACTGGCCGGTCTTCAGAAAGATCGACTTCCTTC